The Desulfosporosinus acidiphilus SJ4 genome has a window encoding:
- a CDS encoding hybrid sensor histidine kinase/response regulator, giving the protein MKFFKDVHNRKKGTSFVGSVSTQGTGIGEKRSLHREIRDISERKTIENAFISPRLKAEQVIKESQKKYQSLFMNMKESFALMKIIYNRAEEPQDLEFVEVNNTFESKFGKKPAELAGKSIFEIFPQISQIVLKHLKIINTRSEEQEIYFDDINFYSERYRLWLSISAFVPLSGHLALIITDVTQPKIAELALRESEHKYRSLFMNMTSSFAYCKAIWDAKGELEDYKFREVNDIYAKLIGLERTKIIGQRFTKINNLNHHDQKLLLKQIETFLKSSEKKYEGEFHNEKTGHWYFHSFYSLSDDCFAAIITDITEAKNYEIELRKAKEEAEKASIAKSEFLANMSHEIRTPLNGTMGMIDLVLQSSLKPDQHNYLQVAKNCAYSLLNIINDVLDFSKIEAGKMLTETINFNLKDLLEELVKVHTVNAAGKGLGLICTCSADVPAYLKGDPNRIRQVLNNLVSNAVKFTHSGNIVVQVRNTKPINESETMACALEFSVSDTGIGIAEDEMEKLFKSFSQVDGSHTRKYGGTGLGLIISKQLTELMGGRMWVESQKGKGSTFSFILELRQGESAGEVEPSSEPMEKEQLSVTILLVEDNLVNQDVLTKMLQIGGHKVHKACNGLEALDALEQQDFDLIIMDIYMPEMNGIEATKLIRENERNKKRTPIIALTAYALKGDRERFLARGMDEYLSKPVLIEELLNTVQKVIKSNPKCRKTMTDLENNDQQQNKNLDELIALITQLIDLISVNDLEAIERTAHQLKKLANQYEADKLKNLAFKVELAARRGDIQAAIESILKLNEEFQTYRSLLLE; this is encoded by the coding sequence ATGAAATTCTTTAAGGATGTGCATAATCGAAAAAAGGGGACTTCATTCGTAGGCAGTGTCTCGACGCAAGGAACCGGTATCGGTGAAAAACGAAGTTTGCATAGGGAGATAAGGGATATTTCAGAACGTAAGACTATAGAAAATGCCTTTATCAGTCCCCGTCTAAAAGCGGAACAGGTTATTAAAGAAAGCCAGAAAAAGTATCAAAGCTTGTTTATGAATATGAAGGAAAGTTTTGCACTGATGAAGATAATCTATAATCGAGCTGAAGAGCCTCAGGATTTGGAATTCGTAGAGGTTAATAATACGTTTGAAAGTAAGTTTGGGAAGAAACCTGCTGAACTTGCAGGAAAGAGTATCTTTGAAATATTCCCGCAGATTAGTCAAATTGTCCTGAAACATTTAAAAATCATCAATACCAGATCTGAGGAACAAGAGATTTACTTTGATGATATTAATTTTTACTCGGAACGTTACAGGCTATGGTTGTCTATCTCAGCGTTTGTTCCCTTGTCGGGGCATCTTGCGCTAATTATCACCGATGTAACTCAGCCCAAAATAGCGGAACTTGCCTTGCGCGAGAGTGAGCATAAGTACCGTTCCTTATTTATGAATATGACAAGTAGTTTTGCTTATTGTAAAGCAATTTGGGATGCAAAGGGTGAGCTTGAAGATTATAAATTCAGAGAAGTTAATGATATTTATGCAAAGTTGATTGGCTTAGAAAGAACTAAAATAATTGGTCAAAGATTCACGAAAATTAACAACTTAAATCATCATGACCAAAAGCTTTTATTAAAACAGATAGAAACTTTTCTTAAGTCCAGTGAAAAGAAGTATGAGGGTGAATTTCACAACGAAAAGACTGGACATTGGTATTTCCACTCCTTTTATTCATTAAGCGATGATTGTTTTGCAGCAATTATTACGGATATCACCGAAGCAAAAAACTATGAAATAGAGCTGAGAAAGGCCAAGGAGGAAGCTGAAAAGGCGAGTATTGCCAAAAGTGAATTTTTAGCGAATATGAGCCATGAAATCAGGACTCCCCTGAACGGTACGATGGGAATGATTGATTTGGTCCTTCAATCATCGCTGAAGCCTGACCAGCATAACTACCTGCAAGTTGCCAAGAATTGCGCCTATTCTCTTTTAAACATTATCAATGATGTTCTGGACTTTTCTAAAATAGAGGCAGGAAAAATGCTCACCGAAACTATTAACTTCAACCTTAAAGATCTTCTTGAAGAACTGGTTAAAGTACATACTGTCAATGCAGCGGGCAAGGGTTTAGGATTGATTTGTACATGTTCTGCAGATGTCCCCGCGTATCTGAAGGGAGACCCTAACCGGATTAGACAGGTTCTTAATAATCTTGTCAGCAATGCTGTAAAATTCACTCACAGTGGCAATATTGTTGTTCAAGTTCGAAATACCAAGCCCATTAATGAGTCGGAAACAATGGCGTGCGCCTTAGAATTCTCCGTTTCCGATACTGGAATTGGTATAGCTGAAGACGAAATGGAGAAGCTGTTTAAAAGCTTTAGCCAGGTAGACGGTTCCCATACCAGAAAATATGGCGGCACAGGATTGGGACTGATTATCTCCAAGCAATTAACCGAGTTAATGGGAGGTAGAATGTGGGTTGAAAGCCAGAAAGGGAAGGGAAGCACGTTCTCTTTTATTCTTGAGTTACGGCAAGGAGAAAGTGCCGGTGAAGTCGAACCTTCTTCTGAGCCTATGGAGAAAGAACAGCTCTCAGTAACTATTCTTTTGGTAGAAGACAATTTAGTAAATCAGGATGTTCTGACGAAGATGCTTCAGATAGGCGGGCACAAAGTTCATAAAGCCTGTAATGGCTTGGAGGCTTTGGACGCCTTGGAGCAGCAAGACTTTGACCTTATCATCATGGATATCTATATGCCGGAAATGAATGGTATTGAAGCAACAAAACTGATAAGAGAAAACGAAAGAAACAAAAAACGTACACCGATAATAGCCTTGACAGCCTATGCCCTGAAAGGAGACAGAGAGCGTTTTCTTGCCCGCGGTATGGACGAATATTTGTCAAAGCCGGTGCTGATTGAAGAATTGCTAAATACCGTTCAAAAAGTTATTAAATCCAATCCAAAATGTCGAAAAACTATGACTGACTTGGAGAATAACGATCAACAGCAAAATAAAAACCTCGACGAACTTATCGCCTTAATTACTCAGTTAATAGATTTGATCTCAGTGAATGATTTAGAGGCTATAGAGAGAACAGCTCATCAATTGAAGAAATTGGCTAATCAATATGAGGCTGATAAATTAAAAAATTTAGCTTTCAAGGTTGAACTGGCTGCAAGACGCGGTGATATCCAGGCTGCGATTGAAAGTATTCTAAAACTGAATGAAGAATTCCAGACCTATAGAAGTCTTTTGTTGGAGTAG